A part of Lepisosteus oculatus isolate fLepOcu1 chromosome 16, fLepOcu1.hap2, whole genome shotgun sequence genomic DNA contains:
- the cdh26.1 gene encoding cadherin-like protein 26 codes for MRGSIVFWMAKCTTLLLLTMAVLSCAGQEQNAEDVQDVGQTSLLKREKRELLRRSKRRWVLTTIEVTEQDEGPFPKHAATLFNDQEVNYQLKYVISGRGVTEHPIGIFSVNETDGRVFVHKPIDREIYPEFHVKFDVLDRATNRVVDRTLAFDVEVKDVNDNAPEFTIPVQNITVKETTNEGDLQLNIEANDIDLHGSPNSEFNFKMISQTPSYPAFSIRRITGTNKAIISFKGCFDYEKEKQYRILVEAKDKGEPTLSSTATININIEDGNNHPPVFTKQKYEAEVHEGDVNVVILRMAVKDEDNPNTPASNAVFKILSGNDNGNFQIETNKTTNEGILSVIKAKDYEEASLKNLVIAVENEEPLFTCPGTASHRNLYGPQTVNVSVAVKNINDAPVFQGLKPVYVSEAAKPGTVLTTLVAKDDETHLSKMRYELVSDPANWVAVNEQTGQITNIKEMDRESPFVNNSIYAIVVHAIDDGDPPATTTATVLIHLSDVNDNKPYLITKNVHICGDLDQNSVTVTAGDKDIEPYAGPFAYELLDKGQDVKTKWKLDQTSGDSVDLRSLQRLPNGNYSVPLKIEDKQGQSAEENLYVQVCDCEGMNHCRPLKAKSSALGGAAIGILLSSLLLLLLLLCLCLLCSSGRETLKKIPIYGQDEGNQTLIKYNEEGGGSMSQTGQTIIMNVMGSNGATDGVKQATLPLHAQIRPWSGMRSDETDGTMYRNGINSGTLLHEIPTRSQSRQSLWNSRMNINEDGTLKYSRSNSMRLHGFDAAQNELQEHITRRLYQLRDIEDDVTQNLPHIYAYEGQDSRHQSLDRLSIANSSNSLNFLHNLGPRFNTLDRICHQTMQEKGMKL; via the exons GAGCTGTTGAGACGTTCTAAAAGAAGGTGGGTCCTTACGACTATAGAAGTAACAGAACAAGATGAAGGTCCTTTTCCTAAGCATGCTGCAACA CTATTTAATGACCAGGAAGTAAACTACCAACTGAAATATGTGATCAGTGGACGTGGGGTGACTGAGCATCCAATAGGAATATTTTCTGTTAATGAAACTGATGGCAGAGTATTTGTGCATAAACCCATTGATCGAGAGATATATCCTGAATTTCAC GTAAAGTTTGATGTTCTTGACAGGGCGACCAATAGGGTTGTGGATAGAACACTAGCATTTGATGTTGAGGTCAAAGATGTGAATGACAATGCGCCAGAATTCACAATCCCTGTGCAGAATATCACTGTTAAGGAGACCACAAATGAAG gTGACCTACAACTCAATATAGAAGCAAATGATATTGACCTTCATGGGAGTCCCaattcagaatttaattttaagatgATTTCACAAACTCCTTCTTATCCAGCATTTAGTATTAGAAGGATCACAGGTACAAACAAAGCAATTATATCTTTCAAAGGGTGCTTTGATTATGAG aaagaaaaacaatatagGATCCTTGTGGAGGCAAAAGATAAGGGAGAACCAACTCTTTCCTCTACAGCAACAATCAATATCAACATTGAGGATGGAAATAATCACCCCCCTGTATTTACTAAACAGAAA TATGAGGCCGAAGTGCACGAGGGGGATGTGAATGTGGTTATCCTGAGGATGGCTGTGAAAGATGAAGACAACCCAAACACACCTGCATCAAATGCCGTGTTCAAAATTTTGTCAGGCAATGACAATGGCAATTTCCAAATAGAGACCAACAAAACCACCAATGAAGGAATCCTGTCAGTTATCAAG GCTAAAGATTATGAGGAAGCCTCTTTGAAGAATTTAGTGATTGCAGTTGAGAATGAAGAGCCACTATTCACTTGCCCTGGCACAGCTTCCCATCGGAATCTATATGGGCCACAGACTGTTAACGTGTCTGTAGCTGTGAAAAATATTAATGACGCCCCTGTGTTTCAAGGTCTTAAACCTGTGTATGTCTCTGAGGCGGCGAAGCCAGGCACAGTTCTGACGACACTTGTCGCCAAGGATGACGAAACACATCTGAGTAAAATGAG GTATGAATTGGTATCAGATCCTGCTAACTGGGTTGCTGTTAATGAACAGACAGGCCAGATTACAAATATCAAGGAGATGGACAGAGAATCACCCTTTGTTAATAACAGCATATATGCAATTGTTGTACATGCTATTGATGATG GTGATCCACCAGCAACCACCACAGCCACTGTTTTAATTCACCTGAGCGACGTCAATGACAACAAGCCCTACCTCATCACAAAAAACGTGCACATATGTGGAGACTTGGATCAAAACTCAGTGACAGTCACGGCTGGGGACAAAGACATTGAGCCCTATGCAGGGCCTTTCGCTTATGAGCTGCTGGACAAAGGCCAGGatgtgaaaacaaaatggaaactgGATCAAACAAGTG GAGATTCAGTTGATCTCAGGAGTCTACAGCGTCTTCCGAATGGAAATTACAGTGTGCCTTTAAAAATCGAGGATAAGCAGGGTCAGTCTGCAGAGGAGAATCTGTATGTACAGGTCTGCGATTGTGAAGGAATGAACCATTGTAGACCCTTGAAAGCTAAGTCCTCAGCTCTAGGTGGTGCTGCCATTGGAATTCTGTTAAGCTCTCTGCTCCTTCTTCTGC TTCTTCTGTGCCTATGTCTGCTATGCAGCAGTGGAAgggagactttaaaaaaaatccccatctatggCCAGGATGAAGGAAACCAAACTCTCATTAAATACAATGAAGAGGGTGGGGGGTCCATGAGTCAG ACCGGGCAGACAATCATTATGAATGTCATGGGCAGTAATGGAGCTACGGATGGAGTGAAGCAGGCAACACTGCCG CTGCACGCTCAGATTCGTCCCTGGTCAGGGATGAGGTCTGATGAGACTGATGGCACGATGTATAGGAACGGCATAAATTCG GGAACACTACTACATGAGATTCCCACTCGTTCACAATCTCGTCAAAGCCTGTGGAATAGCAGAATGAATATCAATGAA GATGGAACTTTAAAATACTCCAGATCTAACAGCATGAGACTGCATGGTTTTGACGCCGCACAGAATGAACTACAAGAACACATAACAAGG CGGCTGTACCAGTTGAGAGATATCGAGGATGATGTCACACAAAATCTTCCACACATCTACGCCTACGAGGGTCAGGACAGCCGGCACCAGTCTCTGGATCGGCTCTCCATTGCCAACAGCTCCAATAGCTTGAATTTCCTTCACAACCTAGGGCCAAGGTTCAATACGCTGGACAGGATATGCCACCAGACTATGCAGGAGAAAGGCATGAAATTATGA